A stretch of Streptococcus chenjunshii DNA encodes these proteins:
- the glgP gene encoding glycogen/starch/alpha-glucan family phosphorylase has product MKTNFSQYLEKQGKKLTELSNEEIYLALLDFVKELAAQKKKNTAKRKVYYISAEFLIGKLLSNNLINLGIYDEVKDELAAAGKSLTQVEDIEPEPSLGNGGLGRLASCFIDSMATLAINGEGVGLNYHCGLFKQVFRDHQQEAEANYWIEDDSWLIPTDISYDVPFKDFTLKSRLDRIDVLGYQQEHKNYLNLFDIDGLDYSLIKDGISFDKTEIKKNLTLFLYPDDSDKNGELLRIYQQYFMVSNAAQLLLDEALERGSNLHDLADYAYIQINDTHPSMVIPELIRLLTEKHDLAFDEAVSIVEKMVGYTNHTILAEALEKWPLAYLDEVVPHLVTIIKKLDALVRSKYTDSSVQIIDDDKRVHMAHMDIHFASSVNGVAALHTDILKNSELKSFYDIYPDKFNNKTNGITFRRWLEFANQDLAAYIKELIGQDYLHDAARLEDLLPFAEDAAVHSKLAAVKYQNKVALKRYLKDNQNIELDEHSIIDTQIKRFHEYKRQQMNALYVIHKYLAIKNGQLPKRKITLIFGGKAAPAYTIAQDIIHLILCLSELINKDPQVSPYLNVHLVENYNVTVAEKLIPATDISEQISLASKEASGTGNMKFMLNGALTLGTMDGANVEIAELVGSENIYTFGQDSDAIIDLYATGGYQSADYYENVPLIKEAVDFIVSDELVAIGSQERLNRLYNEIITKDWFMTLIDLEDYIAVKEQMLSDYEDQESWNKKVVHNIAKAGFFSSDRTIAQYNDEIWHSY; this is encoded by the coding sequence ATGAAAACTAATTTTAGTCAATATCTGGAAAAACAGGGGAAAAAACTGACTGAGTTATCTAATGAAGAGATTTATCTGGCCCTTTTGGATTTTGTCAAAGAATTAGCAGCTCAGAAAAAAAAGAATACCGCTAAGCGTAAAGTTTACTATATTTCGGCAGAATTTTTGATCGGAAAACTGCTGTCAAATAATCTTATTAATCTCGGTATTTATGATGAAGTAAAAGATGAACTGGCTGCAGCCGGCAAGTCACTGACTCAAGTAGAAGATATTGAGCCTGAACCGTCTTTAGGTAACGGCGGTTTAGGGCGCTTAGCCTCCTGTTTTATAGATTCTATGGCTACACTGGCAATAAACGGTGAAGGGGTTGGCCTTAACTATCACTGCGGCCTGTTTAAACAGGTCTTTAGGGATCATCAGCAAGAAGCAGAAGCGAATTACTGGATTGAGGATGATTCCTGGCTGATTCCGACGGATATTAGCTATGATGTTCCTTTCAAAGATTTCACGCTTAAATCCCGTCTTGACCGGATAGATGTTTTGGGATATCAGCAGGAGCACAAAAATTATCTCAATCTGTTTGATATTGATGGCTTGGATTACAGCCTTATCAAAGATGGTATTTCTTTTGATAAAACGGAAATCAAAAAAAATCTGACACTTTTCCTTTACCCGGATGATTCCGATAAAAATGGAGAACTGCTTCGGATTTACCAACAGTATTTTATGGTATCCAATGCGGCTCAGCTCCTTCTTGATGAGGCGCTGGAACGTGGTTCAAATCTCCATGATTTAGCTGATTATGCTTATATTCAGATCAATGATACCCATCCTTCCATGGTTATCCCCGAACTGATTAGGCTGCTGACAGAAAAACACGACTTAGCTTTTGATGAGGCTGTTTCCATTGTTGAAAAAATGGTCGGTTACACCAACCATACCATATTGGCTGAAGCACTTGAAAAATGGCCGCTTGCCTATCTCGATGAAGTGGTGCCTCACTTAGTCACTATTATTAAAAAATTAGATGCTCTGGTTCGCAGCAAGTATACCGATTCTTCTGTTCAAATAATTGATGATGATAAGCGGGTACACATGGCGCATATGGATATTCATTTTGCATCCAGTGTTAATGGTGTGGCAGCCCTGCACACTGATATTCTTAAAAACAGTGAGTTAAAATCTTTTTACGACATCTATCCTGATAAGTTCAACAATAAAACGAATGGGATTACCTTCCGCCGTTGGCTGGAATTTGCTAATCAGGATTTAGCAGCCTATATCAAAGAATTAATTGGCCAAGATTACCTGCATGATGCGGCAAGATTGGAAGATTTACTGCCTTTTGCTGAAGATGCGGCCGTCCATTCAAAACTTGCTGCTGTCAAATATCAAAATAAAGTGGCTCTGAAACGTTATCTCAAAGATAATCAAAATATTGAGCTGGATGAACATTCGATTATCGACACTCAGATTAAGCGTTTTCATGAGTATAAGCGCCAGCAGATGAATGCTCTTTATGTCATCCATAAATATTTAGCGATCAAAAACGGCCAGCTGCCCAAGCGGAAAATAACCCTTATTTTCGGCGGAAAAGCAGCACCGGCTTACACGATTGCTCAGGATATTATTCATCTGATTCTCTGTCTGTCAGAGCTCATTAATAAGGATCCGCAGGTCAGTCCTTACCTGAATGTCCATCTGGTCGAAAATTACAATGTGACAGTGGCTGAAAAGCTTATTCCGGCTACAGATATTTCTGAGCAGATTTCTTTAGCTTCAAAAGAGGCATCAGGCACCGGCAACATGAAATTTATGCTCAACGGTGCTCTTACGCTCGGAACCATGGATGGTGCCAATGTCGAAATAGCAGAGTTGGTCGGCAGTGAGAATATCTATACTTTCGGCCAAGATTCAGATGCTATTATCGATCTTTATGCCACTGGCGGCTATCAGTCTGCAGACTATTATGAAAATGTTCCTCTTATCAAAGAGGCTGTTGATTTCATTGTAAGTGATGAGCTTGTAGCAATAGGCAGCCAAGAGCGGCTGAACCGTCTGTACAATGAAATCATTACTAAAGACTGGTTCATGACCCTGATTGATCTGGAAGATTATATTGCGGTTAAAGAGCAGATGCTGTCTGATTATGAAGATCAGGAAAGCTGGAATAAAAAAGTTGTTCACAATATTGCCAAGGCAGGTTTCTTTTCATCAGACCGAACGATTGCACAGTATAATGATGAAATCTGGCACAGTTATTAA
- the malQ gene encoding 4-alpha-glucanotransferase, whose product MEKRASGVLMHISSLPGEFGIGTFGKEAYRFVDFLEETEQTYWQILPLTTTSYGDSPYQSFSAVAGNTHFIDFELLEEAGFLEKADYQHVDFGQDPEKVDYARIFTVRRPILEKAVAAFLAQEDAELLLAIFEKEAGWLQDFAEFMAIKEHFGNKALQEWDDKAAVRREENVLDDYRQKLRAAIDYHKVTQYFFSQQWAALKTYANDKGIKIIGDMPIYVSADSVEVWTMPELFKVNSDKEPLCVAGCPADEFSADGQLWGNPIYAWDKHEETNFTWWVYRIREGFKLYDLLRIDHFKGFSDYWEIRGDYETANDGEWKPGPGRALFDAVKANLGDDLPIIAENLGYIDERAKQLLEDTAFPGMKILEFGLLDTRGKSTDIPHHYIPNTIAYTGTHDNEVINGWYENLTPEQQVYTDIYTRRQADEPIAQAMLRLLYGSVSKIAISCMQDLLDKSADCRMNVPNTLGNNWQWRMLADDLTDDKKAFLAEITSIYNRRNTNNQKKDGNDEN is encoded by the coding sequence ATGGAAAAGCGTGCAAGCGGTGTTTTAATGCATATTAGTTCTCTGCCCGGTGAATTCGGAATCGGAACCTTTGGGAAAGAAGCCTATCGTTTTGTTGATTTTTTGGAAGAAACGGAACAGACTTACTGGCAGATTCTCCCTTTAACGACAACCAGTTATGGTGATTCTCCTTATCAGTCTTTTTCAGCCGTTGCCGGCAATACTCATTTTATTGACTTTGAGCTGCTGGAGGAAGCGGGTTTTCTGGAAAAGGCAGATTATCAGCATGTTGATTTCGGCCAAGATCCGGAAAAGGTTGATTATGCTCGGATTTTTACAGTCCGGCGTCCGATTTTGGAAAAAGCTGTAGCGGCTTTTTTGGCGCAGGAAGATGCAGAGCTTTTATTAGCTATTTTTGAAAAAGAAGCCGGCTGGCTTCAAGATTTTGCTGAATTTATGGCTATAAAGGAGCACTTTGGCAATAAAGCTCTGCAGGAATGGGATGACAAGGCTGCTGTTCGGCGTGAAGAAAACGTTTTAGATGATTACCGGCAAAAATTGAGGGCGGCTATTGATTACCATAAAGTCACTCAGTATTTCTTCAGTCAGCAGTGGGCGGCTCTGAAAACTTATGCTAATGACAAGGGAATAAAGATTATCGGCGATATGCCAATCTACGTTTCTGCCGATAGCGTCGAAGTCTGGACCATGCCAGAGCTGTTTAAAGTAAACAGCGATAAAGAACCTCTTTGTGTGGCCGGCTGTCCGGCCGATGAATTCAGTGCTGACGGCCAACTTTGGGGCAACCCTATTTATGCTTGGGACAAGCACGAGGAAACCAATTTTACTTGGTGGGTGTACCGAATCCGGGAAGGCTTTAAACTGTATGACCTTTTGCGCATTGATCATTTCAAAGGTTTTTCTGACTATTGGGAAATCCGCGGTGATTACGAGACAGCTAATGACGGAGAGTGGAAGCCCGGACCGGGGCGTGCTTTATTTGATGCCGTTAAGGCTAATCTAGGGGATGACTTACCAATTATTGCAGAAAATCTGGGCTATATTGATGAACGTGCCAAGCAGCTTTTGGAGGATACTGCTTTTCCGGGAATGAAAATTCTGGAATTCGGTCTGCTTGATACCAGAGGCAAAAGCACTGATATTCCGCACCATTATATACCAAATACGATAGCTTATACAGGCACTCATGACAATGAAGTCATTAATGGCTGGTACGAAAATCTGACACCTGAACAGCAAGTATACACTGACATCTATACCCGCCGTCAGGCAGATGAGCCGATTGCTCAGGCAATGTTAAGGCTGCTTTATGGTTCAGTTAGTAAGATAGCGATAAGCTGTATGCAGGATTTACTGGATAAATCGGCAGACTGCCGGATGAATGTGCCCAATACTCTCGGGAACAACTGGCAATGGCGGATGCTGGCAGATGACCTGACTGATGATAAAAAGGCATTCTTAGCTGAAATCACCAGCATTTACAATCGCAGAAACACTAATAATCAGAAAAAGGATGGAAATGATGAAAACTAA
- a CDS encoding LacI family DNA-binding transcriptional regulator, translated as MVTIKDVAHKAGVNPSTVSRVLKDHQSISLKTKEKVRKAMRELGYVPNVAAQMLASGLTYNIGLVFPPLLTPDRLSDPFFMQILSTITNEAKNNDFTVSIATGMTIGDLEEQVALMHRQKRVDGFIILYSEQDDPIKQYLLTNQIPFVIVGAPEGFENQITYIDNDNQLMARTAVEFLYNKGHKKVLFLTDDLQSEISSERYIGYLKGIMKLSLPSHSPLLFDRKKPETAENLIESIRHFQATALIVIGDVLALRVIQLLSYYGFKVPDDLSIITFNNSVYGKLIHPYLTTFDININSLGSISFKRLLAIIRNPNLELSEKIIVPFTFKERESVRNLR; from the coding sequence GTGGTTACGATAAAAGATGTTGCACATAAAGCAGGGGTGAACCCTTCAACTGTCAGCCGGGTTTTAAAAGATCATCAATCGATTTCTTTAAAGACTAAGGAAAAGGTAAGAAAAGCAATGCGAGAGTTAGGTTACGTTCCAAATGTTGCTGCGCAGATGCTGGCCAGCGGCTTGACTTACAATATTGGTTTGGTTTTTCCTCCCCTTTTAACTCCGGATCGTCTGAGTGATCCCTTTTTCATGCAAATACTGTCTACTATCACTAATGAAGCTAAGAATAATGACTTTACGGTTTCTATTGCAACTGGAATGACAATTGGGGATTTAGAAGAACAAGTTGCATTAATGCACAGGCAGAAGCGCGTTGATGGATTTATTATTCTTTATTCTGAACAGGACGATCCCATCAAACAATATTTATTAACGAATCAGATTCCTTTTGTTATTGTCGGAGCCCCAGAAGGATTTGAAAATCAAATAACTTATATTGATAATGACAATCAGCTCATGGCGAGAACAGCCGTAGAATTTCTTTATAATAAAGGACATAAAAAAGTTCTTTTTCTTACAGATGATTTACAGTCGGAGATATCGTCAGAGCGCTATATTGGTTATTTAAAAGGGATCATGAAATTGAGCTTGCCAAGCCATTCGCCCCTGCTCTTTGATCGAAAAAAACCAGAAACGGCTGAAAATTTGATTGAGAGCATTCGTCATTTTCAGGCAACGGCTTTGATTGTTATTGGAGATGTTTTAGCTCTTCGCGTAATTCAGTTACTGTCTTATTATGGATTTAAAGTACCGGATGATCTTTCTATTATTACATTTAACAATTCTGTTTACGGCAAACTCATTCATCCCTATCTGACAACTTTTGATATCAATATCAATAGCTTAGGTTCAATTAGTTTCAAGCGGCTGTTGGCTATTATCAGAAATCCAAATTTAGAGCTTAGCGAAAAAATTATTGTTCCTTTCACTTTTAAAGAGAGGGAAAGCGTCAGGAATCTGCGGTGA
- a CDS encoding extracellular solute-binding protein gives MKKWQKIIVGVAGLSLAAALTATAFNQTQVEAASKKTTIKLWVPTGAKKSYQEIVKQFEKENSGYKVKIVESNDSKAQENVKKDPEKAADVFSLPHDQLGQLVESGVIQEIPDQYKEEIQSSATDQAVAGAEYKGKTYAFPFGIESQVLFYNKSQLTEEDVSNYETLTTKAKFGATFKSMNAYATAPLFMSVGDTLFGKNGEDVDGTNWGNEAGVSVLQWIADQKSNKGFVNLTAENTMSKFGDGTVAAIETGPWDLAAAQEAIGKENLGITVYPTVTIGGKTVQQKAFLGVKLFAVNQAPAGSDTKRIAAAYKLAALLTSAESQKNQFEYEGRNIIPANKEIQASEAVQSNELAQAVITMASSEDYTVVTPKLSQMTTFWTESAALLSDTYNGKIKASDYLTKLKDFDEELADAK, from the coding sequence ATGAAAAAATGGCAAAAGATCATTGTCGGTGTTGCTGGCCTTAGTCTAGCTGCTGCATTAACAGCAACTGCGTTTAATCAGACACAGGTTGAGGCAGCATCAAAGAAAACAACAATCAAATTATGGGTTCCAACTGGTGCCAAAAAATCTTATCAAGAAATTGTCAAACAATTTGAAAAAGAAAATTCAGGCTACAAGGTTAAGATTGTTGAGTCCAATGATTCAAAAGCCCAGGAAAATGTTAAAAAAGATCCAGAAAAAGCAGCTGATGTTTTTTCTCTTCCTCACGATCAGCTGGGACAATTAGTTGAATCCGGTGTCATTCAGGAAATTCCAGATCAATATAAAGAAGAAATTCAAAGCAGTGCGACTGATCAGGCAGTTGCTGGTGCTGAGTACAAGGGCAAAACTTACGCTTTCCCATTCGGCATTGAATCGCAAGTCCTTTTTTATAATAAATCTCAGTTAACTGAGGAAGACGTCAGCAATTATGAGACTTTGACAACAAAAGCCAAATTCGGTGCAACCTTTAAATCAATGAATGCCTACGCTACCGCTCCTCTCTTCATGTCTGTCGGCGATACTCTCTTTGGTAAAAACGGCGAAGACGTTGATGGGACAAATTGGGGAAATGAAGCTGGCGTCTCTGTTCTGCAGTGGATTGCTGATCAAAAATCCAATAAAGGTTTCGTTAACCTAACTGCAGAAAATACGATGTCGAAATTTGGCGATGGCACTGTTGCTGCTATTGAAACAGGGCCGTGGGATCTAGCTGCTGCACAAGAAGCTATCGGAAAAGAAAATCTTGGCATTACCGTTTACCCAACCGTGACAATAGGTGGTAAAACTGTTCAACAAAAAGCTTTCCTTGGTGTTAAACTTTTTGCAGTAAACCAAGCGCCTGCCGGTTCTGATACTAAACGTATTGCCGCTGCTTATAAACTGGCTGCTTTGCTAACAAGCGCCGAAAGCCAAAAAAACCAGTTTGAATACGAAGGACGCAATATTATCCCGGCTAATAAAGAAATTCAAGCATCTGAGGCTGTTCAGTCAAATGAACTGGCTCAAGCAGTGATTACAATGGCCTCTTCAGAGGACTACACTGTAGTAACCCCTAAATTAAGTCAAATGACAACGTTTTGGACAGAAAGTGCTGCTCTTCTCAGCGATACTTATAATGGTAAAATCAAAGCAAGTGATTATCTTACTAAACTAAAAGATTTTGATGAAGAATTGGCAGATGCTAAATAG
- a CDS encoding carbohydrate ABC transporter permease: MNINTSDWTDIPVREAFRKGSWDIRLSFLIMGLANLKNKQFIKGLLFLFSEICFIVAFISQVIPAIRGLITLGTQEQGTVTKTIDGVKLQVTVNGDNSMLLLIFGLASVIFCLVFAYIYWCSLKSTCNLYVLNKAGQKIPTFKEDLLTLTNGRFHMTLMALPLIGVLLFTILPLIYMICLAFTNYDHNHLPPKSLFDWVGFVNFGNVFNGRMASTFFPVLSWTLIWAVFATITNFFFGIVLALLINTKGLKFKKFWRTIFVITIAVPQFISLLIMRNLLNDAGPINAFLEKLGFVSAASPLPFLSDPIWAKFSIIFVNMWVGIPVTMLVATGIIMNLPQEQIEAAEIDGANKFQIFKSITFPQILLVMTPTLIQQFIGNINNFNVIYLLTAGGPSNSSFYQAGSTDLLVTWLYNLTVSAADYNLASVIGIIIFVLSAIFSLLAYTRTNSYKEGAVK; this comes from the coding sequence ATGAATATAAATACTTCGGACTGGACCGATATACCAGTCAGAGAAGCCTTCAGAAAAGGAAGCTGGGATATTAGATTATCATTTTTAATCATGGGACTAGCTAATCTCAAAAATAAGCAGTTCATCAAAGGGCTACTTTTTCTGTTTTCTGAAATTTGCTTCATCGTAGCTTTTATCAGTCAGGTTATTCCTGCGATTAGAGGATTGATTACATTAGGGACTCAGGAACAGGGCACTGTTACAAAAACAATTGACGGAGTTAAATTACAAGTAACTGTCAATGGAGATAACTCTATGCTGTTACTTATTTTCGGCTTGGCTTCCGTTATCTTTTGTTTAGTTTTTGCTTATATTTATTGGTGCAGTCTTAAAAGTACCTGTAATCTATATGTTCTTAATAAAGCAGGCCAAAAAATTCCTACTTTTAAGGAAGACCTGCTCACTCTGACAAATGGGCGTTTCCATATGACTTTAATGGCACTTCCGCTGATCGGTGTACTGCTTTTTACCATCCTGCCATTAATTTATATGATTTGTCTGGCTTTTACCAATTACGATCATAATCATTTGCCACCGAAAAGTCTTTTTGATTGGGTCGGTTTTGTTAATTTTGGTAATGTTTTTAACGGCCGTATGGCTAGTACTTTCTTTCCCGTCTTGTCTTGGACACTGATATGGGCTGTATTTGCAACAATAACCAACTTTTTCTTCGGCATCGTTCTTGCTTTATTAATTAATACAAAAGGTTTAAAGTTTAAGAAATTCTGGCGGACCATCTTTGTCATCACTATTGCTGTCCCTCAATTTATTTCTTTGCTGATTATGCGCAACCTTCTCAATGATGCCGGACCTATTAATGCTTTTTTAGAAAAACTTGGTTTCGTCTCAGCTGCTTCACCACTTCCTTTTTTATCAGATCCAATATGGGCAAAATTCTCTATTATTTTTGTTAATATGTGGGTTGGGATCCCCGTTACTATGCTGGTCGCAACCGGAATTATTATGAATCTGCCGCAAGAACAAATTGAAGCGGCTGAAATTGATGGGGCTAATAAATTTCAAATTTTTAAATCTATCACTTTCCCACAAATTCTCTTGGTCATGACACCAACATTAATTCAGCAGTTTATTGGTAATATCAATAATTTCAATGTGATCTACCTCTTAACAGCAGGCGGTCCAAGCAATTCCAGTTTTTATCAGGCAGGCAGTACAGATCTTCTCGTTACATGGCTCTATAACCTGACAGTTAGTGCAGCTGATTATAATCTAGCTTCTGTTATCGGTATTATCATCTTTGTCCTTTCAGCTATCTTTAGCCTGCTGGCTTACACTAGGACAAACTCTTATAAGGAAGGGGCTGTCAAATAA
- a CDS encoding sugar ABC transporter permease has protein sequence MKNRKNVRLALVYLLLTVLSIIWLFPIAWVVLSSFRGEGTAYVNYFIPKTWTFENYIKLFNQNVFPFGRWFLNTLYVATASCIISTFITVAMAYALSRIKFKHRNGFLKLALVLNMFPGFMSMIAVYYILKALNLDQTLLALILVYSAGAALNFYIAKGFFDTIPYSLDESAMIDGARRLDIFFKITLPLSKPIIVYTALIAFIAPWIDFIFARVILGDVTSKYTVAIGLFSMLQQDTINNWFLSFTAGSVLIAVPITLLFMFMQKYYVEGITGGSVK, from the coding sequence ATGAAAAATCGTAAAAATGTCAGATTGGCTCTGGTTTATTTGCTTTTGACTGTACTGTCTATTATCTGGCTTTTCCCAATCGCTTGGGTTGTTCTGTCCAGCTTTCGCGGTGAGGGTACAGCTTATGTCAACTATTTTATTCCTAAAACCTGGACTTTTGAGAATTATATAAAGCTCTTCAATCAGAACGTCTTTCCTTTTGGCAGATGGTTTTTAAATACACTTTATGTAGCAACTGCCAGCTGTATTATTTCAACTTTTATTACTGTTGCTATGGCTTATGCACTCAGCCGTATCAAATTTAAACATCGTAACGGTTTTCTGAAACTCGCTTTAGTGCTTAATATGTTTCCTGGCTTTATGAGTATGATTGCTGTTTATTATATTCTTAAAGCACTCAATCTGGATCAAACGCTCTTAGCACTGATTCTCGTTTATTCTGCCGGAGCGGCTCTCAATTTCTATATTGCAAAAGGTTTCTTCGATACCATCCCCTATTCTCTGGACGAATCGGCTATGATTGATGGAGCAAGGCGTCTGGATATTTTTTTCAAAATTACGCTGCCTTTATCCAAACCAATTATTGTATATACGGCACTGATTGCTTTCATTGCTCCTTGGATTGATTTTATCTTTGCCAGAGTTATTCTCGGGGATGTTACCAGCAAATACACAGTTGCTATTGGGCTCTTCTCTATGCTGCAGCAAGATACAATCAACAATTGGTTCTTATCTTTTACCGCAGGTTCTGTACTTATTGCTGTTCCCATTACACTTCTTTTTATGTTCATGCAAAAGTACTATGTTGAAGGTATTACCGGCGGATCTGTTAAGTAA
- a CDS encoding ABC transporter ATP-binding protein, whose product MVELNLNHIYKKYPNSNHYAVEDFNLNIKDREFIVFVGPSGCGKSTTLRMVAGLEDITEGELSIDHQIVNDKSPKDRDIAMVFQNYALYPHMTVYDNMAFGLKLRKYSKADIDKRVKEAAQILGLTEFLERKPADLSGGQRQRVAMGRAIVRDAKVFLMDEPLSNLDAKLRVSMRAEIAKIHRRIGATTIYVTHDQTEAMTLADRIVIMSSSKSSDGSGTIGRIEQIGSPKKLYNEPANKFVAGFIGSPAMNFFEVTVEKEALVNSEGLRLGLPAGQAKILEAQGYLGKTVIFGIRPEDISTKQIVHDVYPESNVKAEVLVSELLGSETMLYVRLGKNEFVSRTDAHDAHQPGEKVSLTFNVAKGHFFDKSTEERIVLPVS is encoded by the coding sequence ATGGTTGAATTAAATCTGAATCATATCTATAAAAAATATCCTAACAGCAATCATTATGCTGTTGAAGATTTTAATCTTAATATTAAGGATCGCGAATTTATTGTTTTTGTGGGCCCTTCTGGCTGCGGCAAATCGACAACTCTGCGAATGGTAGCTGGGCTCGAAGATATTACAGAAGGCGAATTGAGTATTGATCACCAGATTGTGAATGATAAATCACCTAAAGACCGTGATATTGCCATGGTCTTCCAAAATTATGCCCTTTATCCGCATATGACTGTTTACGACAATATGGCTTTTGGGCTAAAACTTCGCAAATACAGCAAGGCAGATATCGACAAGCGGGTTAAGGAAGCTGCTCAAATTCTTGGACTGACAGAATTTTTAGAACGGAAACCTGCTGATCTTTCCGGCGGACAGCGGCAGCGGGTTGCTATGGGACGGGCAATTGTTCGAGATGCCAAAGTGTTCTTAATGGATGAACCTTTATCAAATCTGGATGCTAAACTTCGGGTCTCCATGCGAGCCGAAATTGCTAAGATTCATCGCCGAATTGGTGCTACGACTATTTACGTTACCCATGATCAAACTGAGGCGATGACATTGGCCGATAGAATCGTCATCATGAGTTCCAGTAAAAGTTCTGATGGCTCGGGAACTATAGGCCGTATTGAACAAATTGGCAGTCCGAAAAAGCTCTATAATGAACCAGCAAATAAATTTGTTGCCGGTTTCATCGGCAGTCCGGCTATGAATTTTTTTGAAGTAACAGTGGAGAAAGAGGCCTTGGTTAACAGTGAGGGATTACGCCTGGGTCTGCCAGCAGGTCAGGCTAAAATTCTTGAAGCTCAGGGATACCTTGGCAAAACTGTCATTTTCGGCATTCGACCAGAAGATATTTCCACCAAACAAATCGTTCATGATGTTTATCCTGAGTCTAATGTCAAAGCTGAAGTTCTTGTTTCCGAACTTTTGGGTTCCGAAACGATGCTTTACGTCAGATTGGGGAAGAATGAGTTTGTTTCCCGTACCGATGCCCATGATGCTCATCAGCCGGGAGAAAAGGTTTCTTTAACCTTTAATGTCGCTAAGGGACACTTTTTTGATAAATCCACTGAGGAAAGGATCGTCCTGCCCGTCAGCTAA